One part of the Equus caballus isolate H_3958 breed thoroughbred chromosome 30, TB-T2T, whole genome shotgun sequence genome encodes these proteins:
- the LOC138921485 gene encoding olfactory receptor 2AJ1-like: protein MGLENQTYSSDFILMGLFFSSKTNLLFFSFILIMFIMTVAQNTVMILLIHRDPPLHTPMYFLLSHLSYMDILHISNIVPKMVTNFMLCSRTISFAGCGFQIFLSITLLGGECLLLTAMSYDCYVAICHPLRYPILMNDYVSSLMATGSWLVGTVNSIVHTAYTLQLPFCGSRAIDHFFCEVPAMLKLSCVDTTHCERGVYVSGIIFLLIPFSLIFASYVQVLLTVLQKKSSEAQKKLFSTCFFHMIVVIMYYGPFIFTYMGPKSYHTPGQDKFLAIFYTIVTPTLNPIIYSFRNKDVLGAMKNMLKNNFMHKIETNA from the exons ATGGGACTTGAGAATCAGACTTACAGCAGCGACTTCATTTTGATGGGActattcttttcttccaaaacaaatctgcttttcttttcctttatattgaTTATGTTTATTATGACTGTAGCACAAAATACAGTCATGATTCTCCTTATCCACAGAGACCCACCGCTTCATACTCCAATGTATTTCCTGCTCAGCCATCTCTCTTATATGGATATCTTGCATATTTCCAATATTGTTCCCAAAATGGTCACTAACTTTATGTTATGCAGCAGAACTATTTCTTTTGCTGGTTGTGGCTTCCAGATATTTCTATCCATCACCCTCTTGGGTGGTGAGTGCCTTCTCCTGACAGCAATGTCCTATGATTGCTATGTAGCCATCTGTCACCCACTGCGCTATCCCATTCTTATGAATGACTATGTCAGCAGTCTCATGGCTACAGGGTCCTGGCTTGTTGGGACTGTCAACTCCATAGTTCACACAGCTTACACACTCCAGCTTCCTTTCTGTGGCTCAAGAGCTATtgatcactttttctgtgaagtccCTGCAATGTTGAAATTGTCCTGTGTGGACACAACACACTGTGAACGAGGAGTTTATGTAAGTGGCATCATTTTTCTGCTCATCCCTTTTTCCCTAATCTTTGCTTCTTATGTCCAAGTTCTCCTTACTGTCCTCCAAAAGAAATCATCTGAAGCACAGAAAAAGCTGTTTTCCACCTGCTTTTTCCACATGATTGTGGTCATAATGTACTATGGtccatttattttcacatatatggGACCTAAGTCATACCACACTCCAGGCCAGGATAAATTCCTGGCCATATTCTATACCATCGTCACTCCCACACTCAACCCAATTATCTACAGCTTTAGGAATAAAGATGTTTTGGGGGCAATG aaaaatatgcttaaaaataactttatgcataaaatagaaacaaatgcttga